The Candidatus Omnitrophota bacterium genome includes a window with the following:
- a CDS encoding glycosyltransferase family 2 protein produces MREPLAAKPKLSIIIPIYNEELLLPEVLRLVRAVPWEDKEIILVNDCSTDRTEAILEAEKERPDTIVLTHKINQGKGAAIRTGLRYFTGDIVIIQDADMEYDPAEIVRVVEPIARGEALVCYGSRFLGVVKNMRLANRAANWMLAKLVSLLFWRRITDEATAYKAFHRSIIERIPLECHGFEFCPEITSKVLKIGCEIKEVPVTFKARTFAEGKKIGWPDFIVAVWTIVKVRFFWSRKKAAPPVEMKG; encoded by the coding sequence ATGCGGGAACCATTGGCGGCGAAGCCGAAATTATCCATCATCATCCCCATTTACAATGAGGAATTGCTGCTTCCCGAAGTACTTCGGCTTGTCCGCGCCGTTCCTTGGGAGGATAAGGAGATTATTCTCGTCAACGATTGTTCTACCGACCGCACGGAAGCGATTCTGGAAGCGGAAAAAGAGCGTCCGGATACGATTGTACTGACGCATAAAATTAATCAAGGCAAAGGCGCCGCTATCCGCACCGGCTTGCGATACTTCACGGGGGATATCGTCATAATCCAGGACGCCGATATGGAATACGATCCCGCCGAAATCGTCCGCGTCGTCGAGCCGATCGCTCGCGGCGAAGCGCTCGTCTGTTATGGTTCGCGCTTCCTCGGCGTCGTGAAGAACATGCGCCTGGCCAATCGCGCCGCCAATTGGATGCTGGCCAAACTCGTATCCCTTCTCTTTTGGCGTCGCATTACGGACGAGGCTACGGCCTACAAAGCCTTCCACCGCTCCATCATCGAGCGAATCCCTTTGGAATGCCACGGCTTCGAATTTTGCCCTGAAATTACAAGTAAGGTCCTCAAAATCGGTTGCGAGATCAAGGAAGTCCCTGTTACTTTCAAAGCGCGCACCTTCGCCGAAGGCAAAAAGATCGGCTGGCCCGATTTTATCGTCGCCGTCTGGACGATCGTCAAAGTCCGCTTTTTTTGGAGCCGTAAAAAAGCTGCTCCGCCTGTGGAAATGAAAGGTTAG